The genomic window TTATATTCACATGTTTACAGGAATCTATTATGGTTCTTATAAACAAGGTAGAGAGATGATTTGGATTTCTGGTATGTTATTATTTATGACATTCTCAGCTGCTGGATTCTCTGGATATATGTTACCATGGGGACAAATGTCTTACTGGGCGGCAATGGTTATTACAAACTTATTTGGTGGAGTTCCTGTTATTGGAGATGCACTTGTAGTTTGGATTAGAGGAGACTTTAACGTGGCTGATGCTACATTAACAAGATTCTTCATGTTACACGTATTTTTATTACCTATTACTATTATGGCAATTATTGGTGTTCACTTTTATACATTAAGAATTCCTCACGTTAATAATCAAAATTCTGATGAATTTGATTTCGATGCAGAAGCTGAAAAATATTTAGCAGGAAATAAAAAAGAATCAAAAGTTATTCCTTTTTGGCCAATTTTTATCTCTAAAGATTTAGCTGTATTAGGTGTTTTCTTAATTTTCTATTTCTATTTAGTGTTCTTCCATTATAACTTTGCAATGGATCCAGTTAACTTTGACCCAGCTGATAATATGGTAACACCTGCTCATATTTATCCTGAGTGGTATTTCTTATGGTCATATGAAGTATTAAGAGGTTTCTTCTTTGATATTGCTGGATTTAAAGCATTTGATATTGGATTAATAGCATTCGCATTTGCAAATGTTATCTTCTTAGTATTACCATGGTTAGATAGAGATCCAAAAATTCTACCTGCACATAAAAGACCTGTATTCTTTATTTGGTTCTGGGTACTAATGATTGACTTAATAGTATTAACTGTTTATGGTAAATTACCTCCAACAGGTGCAAATGCATGGGTTGGATTCTTTGCAGCATTAGGATTTATCTTATTATTTGTTGTACTTCCAATCGTTACTAAAATTGACGCTAAGAAAAGGGGATCACTATGAGAGAATTAAAAATACTAGCAGTAGTAGTAGCTTTAACGTTAATTACATACTGGGGAGTTGAACCATTCGCACACTCTCAAATGCATCCACATGTTGAAGCAGCAAATTATAAATTTGATAAAGCGGATGAAGAAACATCTAAAGACGCAGTTAAAAAAGCTGAAGAAGCTTTAGTAAAAGCTGAAAAATCAACTAACAAAAAAGATATTGATGCAGCAAAAGCTGATATTGCATCATTAAAAGAATTTGAAAAAACAAGTAATGAATTTTGGGCTTCAAATAAAGAAGCAGAAAATTTAGTTGGTAATGTTGCAAATGGTGAAACATTAGTTACTAGTAACTGTACTGCTTGTCACTCAATTGAAGCAAAAGGTTTCCCAGCAGTTATGGATAATGCAAGTTCAGCAGCTGCTTATGGTGTAGTTCCACCTGATTTAGGAACAGTTGGTAAATTATATACTAAAGAATATTTAGTTGCATTTATTAAAAACCCACCTATGGCATCAAAAGTTTCTCATAAATTTGTTGATGGTAAAGTGCATCCAATGCCAAACTTTGATTGGTTACAACCTCAAGAAATTGCTGATTCTGTTGCTTATTTAAAAGATATCGCACCAAAAGAGATGACTAATAAAGAAGTATTTATTAATGCTTGTCAAAGATGTCACTCAATTAAATACGCAGATATGAAAAATGGTACAATGGCAGCATTTACACCATCTGATGATATCAAAAAATACATGGGAAAAGTACCACCTGATTTATCTCAAATGATTAGATCAAGAGGTCATGAATATTTAGAAACATTCATTAATGATCCACAAAAACACCTTCCTGGTACAGCAATGCCTAGAGTTGGATTAACAGAAGAAGCTCAAGCTCAAGTTATTTCATATTTAGAAGAAGTTGGTGATTCTAAAAAAGCACAAAGAGAAGAACTAGGACCTAAATTCTTAATCTATCTAGTGATTTTTGCGATTTTTGGTTTCTTATGGAAAGCAAGTAAATGGAGAGATGTTCACTAGAACATCTCTTCTATAATAGGAGAAAATAAATGAAATTAGCAAAATTAATAATCGCAGCATCATTATTTGTAGTTTCTGTAAGTGCAAATGATGTGTTACAAAATTCAATGTCAACTATGGAAAAAGGTATGACTCAAATTCAAAAAGGATTTTTAAATAACAACCTTGATTTGATTAAAGAGGGTACAAAACTTGTAAAAGAAGGAAATATTCTTTTTTCTGATGCTAAAGTAATAAACCAATATTTACCTGATAATAAAAAACACATGGTAAATGTTGCTGAAAATGCTTCAAAAAGAATTTCTTTAGATATTACGGAATTAGAAGCTAATTTAGATAATAAAGCATTTATAAAAGCTGCTAATTCATATTCTGATATGTTAAATGCCTGTTCTAGCTGTCACTCAATAGTTAGAAATTGGTAAAAAATTAAAAAAGATAAACTTTAAAGTTTATCTTTTTTTTATAAAAGAATTTTTGAGCTAGCAGATATTATTGCTGTTTCAGAACGAAGTATTAAATTAGAATTAAATCCTACAATATTTTCACTATTAAATTTTCCTCTTTCATTTTTTGAAAAACCACCCTCACATCCAATAACTAAAGTTTTAATTTCATCTTTTTTATTATCAATACAAACTGTTGAGAAATCTAAAAAATAAACATCTTCATTCTCTTTTATAAAATTTTCTAAACCTTTAGAAATTTCAAGTTTAATAATATCAGATCTTCCACATTGAGATGAAGAATTAATTAAAATCTTTTCTAGTTTTTCGATATTTATTTTGAAGTTTTTTTGTGAATAATCAGCATAAATAAATGTGATTTTATCAACTCCCATTTCATTTAGTGAAGTTATATACTTTTCAACTGTTTTTGGATCTACAACACACCAACCAAGATGTAATTTTTTTTCATTAATTAAAATTTTCTCTTCACTTAAAATTAAATTCAAGTTTGCTTTTTTTTTGTCAATAGAGCTAATTTTATATAAATAAATATTATTATCTTTTAAATTTCTAAAATATATCTCATCATCAATTTTATGTCGTCTTGCTTTTATCAAATAATTATAAACATCATCTTTAATTTCTAATATTTCTTTTCCACAAAATTCATCATAAGTAAACTGCATTAAAATACCTTACTTATAATATAAACAGCAATTATTACTGATATTTCAATTGTATAAATCTTTTTTGCATAAACAAAAAATTCATTTTGTAATTCAATTTGATCATGTTTAATAACTCTCATTTTTTTGTATCTTTTTATTTCAATTACTAATAAAAATATAGAAGCAGGAATCATTAAAGCTATTGTAATACTAAAAGTTTGGGCATAAAAAGCTACTATTGTTCCTGTGTAAATTACTATTGCATTTGTTAAATGATATAAAGGTGTCATAAATTTCAATCGTTTTGCTAAAACAATAAACTCTTTTTCTTTAGATACTGAATATAGATTAAATAACATAATTGCTAAGAAAAAATATATTGTATAAACGTGCATCTGAACCGCACTGTGCATTAATTCCATTCTTGTTTATCTCACTTTTAAAAAATTTTGGTATTATATCTAACTTGTCATAAGTTTTTATTTTAACTACAAAAAGGAATAATATGGCTATTAATGTACAAACTGCTGTAGATATTATTTCAAATTTAACACTAAGTCTTAATTTTGAAATTATCCCAATAGAAAATGCTACAAGTAGAATATGTGCTCAAGATGTTTTTGCCACAAGTTTTTTACCAAAATTTAATAATTCAGCAATGGATGGTTATGCAATAATTTATGAAGATAAAAATAGTGAATTAGAAATAATTGATATTATTTTTGCAGGTGATAATAACGATAAATTATTAGAAAAAAATTCTTGCATAAAAATCATGACTGGTGCAAAAATTCCAGAAAATTCAACAGCTATAATTCCAAAAGAAGATATAGAAGAACTTAATGATAATAAAATAAAAATTTTAAAAAATGTTAAAGAATTTCAACATATAAGATATATTGGTGAAGATATAAAACAAAATGAACTTTTAATAAATATTGGTGATGAAATAAATTTCTCAAAAATTGCCCTACTTGCAAGTCAAGGAATATCTCATATAAAAGTTTATAAAAAACCAAAAGTTACTATTTTTACAAGTGGTGAAGAGTTAAAACTTCATTATGAAAAAATTGAATCTTTTCAAATTTATAATTCAAACACTCCAACATTTATTTCAAGAACTCAAGAATTAGGTTGTGATGTAACATTTATAGGCCAAGCAAAAGATACTATTGAAGCTATTAAAGAGTTAGTTAATAACTCATTAGATGCCGATTTAATAATTACTTCAGGTGGTGTTTCTGTTGGGGATGCTGATTTTACAAAAGAGGCATTTTATGAATTAGGATTTGAAACACTTTTTGATGGAATAAATGTAAAACCAGGAAAACCAACGGTTTTTGGAAAAATTAAAGATACATATATTTTGAATCTTCCTGGTAATCCTTTAGCATCTGCGCTTATATTTGAAATGTTTGGAAAAATATTAATTCAAAAATTTCTAGGTTCAAAAAATATTCATCAAAATTTTATACTTGGAAAAATCAAAGATACCTTTTGCACAAAAAAAGGTAAGACTACAATAATTCCAGGTTTTTTTGATGGAGAATTTTTTGAAGTTTCGCAAAAAAGGTCACCAGGAATGGTATCAATTTTAAGCTCATGTAATTCAATGATTATTATTGATGATGAAGTTGAAACTTTAAAAAAAGATAATTTAATAAAAATATTACCAATAAATTGGAAATTCTTTAGCGATATAAAAAAGGACTTTTTAACACATGAATAACAAAACTAAAAAAGCAATATGCATTTTAAGTGGAGGAATGGATTCAACATTAGCTTCATACATAGCAAAAAATGATGGATATGAAATAATTGCAGTTCATTTTAATTATGGACAAAGAACACAAGACAGAGAACTAAAAGCATTTAGAGATATTTGTGAAGATTTAAAGATTTTAGAAAAATATGAAATAGATATTCCATTTTTTACACAAATTGGAGCGAGTGCTTTAACAGATAAAAATATTGATGTACCAACAGGTGGAGTTGAAACTGGTGTTCCTATAACTTATGTTCCATTTAGAAATGGGATATTTTTATCAATAACGGCAGCAATTGCAGAAAAAGAAGGTGCAACTGCCATGTATATTGGAGTTGTTCAAGAAGATAGTTCAGGTTACCCAGATTGTACTGATTTATTTATATCAGACATGAAAAGAGCTATAAATCAAGGAACAAAAGAAGATACTCATATTGATATAAAAACTCCTTTAGTTCATCTTTCAAAAGCACAAATTGTTTTAGAAGCAAAAAAACTAAATGTTCCACTTGAACATACTTGGTCTTGTTATAAAGAAGAGGAAGAAGCATGCGGAGTTTGTGATTCTTGTAGATTAAGATTAAATGGATTTAAAATAGCAAATCAAATTGATCCAATTGCTTACAAGGCTTTATAATGCATTGGAAAATATCAAAAGAGTTTGAATTTTGTTATGGACATAGAGTTTGGTCACAAACTTTAGATGCCGAATTTTCATTGGATTCATGTTTAAAATGCAGACATTTACATGGACACCAAGGGAAAATTTTAGTTTATTTAGAAGCTCATGAATTAAAAGATGGAATGGTTACAGACTTTAAACATCTAAATTGGTTTAAACAATTTATTGATGATGTATTAGATCATAAATTTATTTTAGATTTAAATGATCCTTTATTTTCAACACTACTTCCAAAAATAGAAAAATCAGAATTAATAAAATTTGATGAAAACTTCTATTTAGTAGATTTAACAAAATTTAAAGATGAAGAAAATCACATTAAAGAGCTTTATGAGGGTTATGTAATTGTAGATTTTGTACCAACAAGTGAGAATCTTTCAGCTTGGTTTTTAAAAATTGTTCAAAAAAAGATGGATAAATTAAATATAAAAGTTTCCCATGTGGAATTTTTAGAAACACCGAAAAGTAAAAGTACCTTTTATGCTTGAGATAAATGAAATCTTTGGACCAACAATTCAAGGTGAAGGAAAACTTGTAGGAACTCCTTCAATTTTTATTAGATTTGGAAAATGTAATTTCAAGTGTGAAGGATTTCAAGTTGAGTATGAAACTCCAAGTGGAATAAAAAAATGTGCTTGTGATTCATATTACGCTGTTGATACAGAGTTTAAAGATACTTGGACAAAATATAAATCTTATGAAGAGATTGTAAGTGAAGTAAATGAATTATTATCAAAATATCCAAACAATTATAAAATCGATATTGTAATAACTGGTGGAGAACCTTTATTATATTGGAATAAAATTGAGTTTCAAAAACTAATAAAACATTACATAAATGATGGTCATAAAGTTACAATTGAAACAAATGCTTCACTAAACTTAAACTTTGAATTTGACTATCAAAAAGAGATTTTATTTTCAATGAGTGTAAAATTAAGTAATTCATTAGAGCCTTTAAAAAAGCGAATAAATAAAGAAACTCTTACAAAAATATTAACAAATACAAAAAAATCATATTTGAAATTTGTTATTGGAAAAGATTTTTTACAAGATGCAAATAAAGAAATTCATGCAATTTTAGAAGATATTCCAAAGTGTGAAGTATATTTAATGCCACTTGGTGATACAGCAGATGAGATAAATAAAAATTGTGAAGATGTGATAAATATGGCAATAGAAAATGGTTTTAGATATTGTGATAGATTACATATTAGAGTGTGGAATAATAAAAGAGGCGTTTAACACTCAAATATATTATTTATAAAAGTGTTGATATAATAAACAATTAATGTAAAATTAAAAAGGATTAAAATGAAATTTACAGGTTCTAATGTATTAGTTACAGGTGCAAGTAGAGGAATTGGTGCACAAATTGCAAAAACTCTTGCAGGTTTTGGACTAAAAGTTTGGATAAATTATAGAAGTGGCGCTGAAGCTGCTGAAGCTATAAAAGAAGAGATTGAAAAAGCAGGAGGAATTGCTGCAATTATAAAAGCTGATGTAACAAATGAAGATGAATTTGCAAATGCAGTTAAAACAATAGTTGATGCTGATGGTGAATTATCTTATTTAGTTAATAATGCTGGAATTACAAAAGATAAATTAGCTTTAAGAATGAGTGTTGCAGATTTTAATGATGTAATTAGTGCAAACTTAACATCTGGATTTATAGGTTGTAAAGAAGCTTTAAAAGTAATGAGTAAAAAAAGATTTGGTTCAGTTGTTAATATCTCTTCAATTGTTGGAGAAATGGGAAATGCTGGTCAAACTAACTATTCAGCTTCAAAAGGTGGCTTAAATGCAATGACAAAATCATTTGCAAAAGAAGCAGCTTCAAGAGGAATTAGATATAACGCAGTTACACCTGGATTTATTCAAACAGATATGACACATGAATTAAAAGATGAAGTAAAAGCTGAATATGAGAAAAATATTCCTCTTTCAAGATTCGGTCAACCCTCAGAAATAGCTGATGCAGTAGCATTTTTATTAAGTGATCATGCTTCATATATTACAGGTGAAATATTAAAAGTTAACGGTGGATTATACGTTTAATATTTTTAATTAAACTTCAAATATTTAATTTAAAAGAGTTTTTAAAAACTTTTTTGTTATAATACGTAAATAATTTTATAAAAGGAATAAGTATGGCATTATTAGATGATGTAAAAGAAGTTGTTATTGAGCAATTAGATTGCGATCCAGCAGAAGTAAAAGAAGATTCAAAATTTATTGAAGATTTAGGTGCTGACTCTTTAGATGTTGTTGAATTAGTTATGGCATTAGAAGAAAAATTTGACATCGAAATCCCTGATGAAGATGCTGAAAAAATCTTAACTGTTGCTGACGCTATAAATTACATCGAAAATAACGCGTAATTTATACGCTATTTAAATAGAAGATTAATTCTTCTATTTATATTTAAACTATTGAGTTTTTTTATAAAAAAATTGAATAATTCAAATAATAAAAACATGGAGCATATTTAAATGAGAAGAGTTGTTGTAACGGGTATTGGTACTATTAATTCTACAGGACATAATGTAAAAGATTCTTTCAAAGCTGTTGTAGATGGTGTTTGTGGTATTGACACAATTACACTATTTGATGCAAGTGAATTTTCTGTAAAAATTGCTGGTGAAGTAAAAGATTTCGATCCTACAACTGTTATGGACAAAAAAGAAGTAAAAAAAGCTGATAGATTTATTCAATTAGGTATAAAAGCTGCTCTTGAAGCTATGATTGATTCTGGTTATGTAACACAAGAAAATAAAAAAGTTGATGCTTCTATTGCAGATAGATTTGGAATGATTTCTGGTTCTGGAATTGGTGGTTTATCAACGATTGAAAGAAATTCTGTTGTTTGCGAAACAAAAGGTTCAAGAAAAGTTTCACCTTTCTTTATTCCATCATCACTTGCTAATATGTTAAGTGGATTTATTTCTATTGAACATAATTTAAGAGGTCCATCATTGGCACATGTTACTGCTTGTGCTGCTTCAACACATGCTTTAAATGATGCTGTAAAAACTATAATGATTGGTGGAGCAGATAGAGTTTTAGTAGTAGGTGCAGAAAGTGCAATTTGTGGTGCAGGAGTTGCAGGATTTGCAGCGATGAAAGCATTATCGACAAGAAATGATGAGCCTAAAAAATCGTCTAGACCATTTGATATTGATAGAGATGGTTTTGTAATGGGAGAAGGTGCTGGAGCACTAGTTGTTGAAGATTTAGAAATAGCACTAGCACGTGGTGCTAAAATTTATGCTGAAATTATTGGATTCGGAGAATCAGGCGATGCTAATCACATCACTTCACCTGTTATGGATGGTCCGTTAAGAGCTATGAAAGCAGCATTTGAAATGGCAAAAAGCATTACTGGAGAATATCCAAAAATTGATTATATTAATGCACATGGAACATCAACTCCTGTTGGTGATAAAAATGAAACAGCAGCAATTAAAGCACTATTTGATGGAAAAGATATACCATTAGTTTCTTCAACTAAAGGTCAAATTGGACATTGTTTAGGAGCAGCAGGAGCTATTGAAGCTATTTTTACTATCAAGGCTCTTGAAGAGGGAATTATTCCTCCAACTATTAATATAGATAATCAAGACCCAGAATGTGATTTAGATTATGTTGCAAATGTTGCAAGAAAAGCAAATTTAACTACTGTTATGAGTAATAATTTTGGTTTTGGTGGAACTAATGGTTCTGTAATATTTAGAAAATATGAAAAATAATTTAAAATAAAACCTAACTATAAAGGAGATAATTTTTATTATCTCTTTTTTTTTTAAAGGGAAAAAATTGGCAGCTTACCTAGAATTCGAAGATAAAATCAAAAAAATTGAAGATGATATAATAATAGCTAAAACAAAAGCAGATGAACATGCTGTTGATATTTTAGAAAAAAAATTAGAAAAAGAAGTTGAAAAAACTTTCAAAAACTTAAGTGATTATCAAAAACTACAACTTGCACGACATCCAGATAGACCTTATTCACTAGACTATATAAATGGTTTACTAACAAATGCTTATGAAATTCATGGGGATAGACACTATGTAGATGACCATGCAATTGTATGTTATCTGGGATATATTAATGATCAAAAAGTATTAGTAATTGGTGAACAAAAAGGAAGAGGAACTAAAGATAAACTTTTCAGAAATTTCGGGATGCCAAATCCTGAAGGTTATAGAAAAGCATTAAGAGCAGCTAAAATGGCTGAGAAATTTCAAATTCCTATACTCATGTTAGTTGATACTCCGGGTGCATATCCAGGAATTGGAGCAGAAGAAAGAAGTCAAAGTGAAGCGATTGCAAGAAATTTATATGAATTTGCTGACTTAACAACTCCAACTGTTTCTGTTGTAATTGGAGAAGGTGGTTCAGGTGGTGCATTAGCAATTTCAGTTGCTGATAAACTAGCTATGATGAGATATTCTGTTTATGCTGTTATCTCACCAGAGGGATGTAGTGCTATATTGTGGAATGATCCTTCAAAAGTTGAAACTGCTGCAAATGCATTAAAAATTACAGCTGAAAACTTAAAAGAATTAAATTTGATTGATGATGTAATAAATGAACCATTAATTGGTGCACATAGAAAAAAAGAAGAGGCTATTCTAGCTTTAAAAGAGTATTTTTTAAACTCTTTAACTGAGTTAAAAAAATTAACTCCTGAAGAAAGATCTAATAAAAAATATGAAAAAATTATGAACTTAGGTTCTTTTTTAGAAAAATAATCTCAAAGATAAGAAGTAAACTTCTTATCTAACTAATCTACCAACTGGTTCCCCACCAATTAAGTGAAAATGTAAATGATGAACCTCTTGTCCACCATGATCTCCAATATTTGTAATCAATCTATAGCCACTTTGTTTTATATCTAATTTAGCTGCAACTTTTTGAATAAAAGTAGTCATATCAGCCATAATATTTGAAGGTACTACATCAAAAGAGTCATAATGTTCTTTTGGAATAATTAAAACATGAATTTTTCTAGTAGGATTAATATCGTTAAATGCTAAAAAATTTTCATCTTCTAAAATAGTTTGATTTGGTATCTCACCTTTTACAATCTTACAGAATATACACATTATTTTTCCTTGAAATTAAATAGTAAAATATTATAACCAAACTCTAATAAATCTTTAAGTATAATCCCAAAAATACAGATACGAATAATTTAAATCCAAGATAATTATTTACAAATTAGGGAGAAAAAAGTGACACAGTGGATTGAAAAAATAACCAATGCAGCTTCACTTGAAGAATTAGAAAATCTTAGAATTGATACTTTAGGTAAAAAAGGTATTTTAACTTTAGAATTTGCTAAAATGAAAAGTGTTCCAAATGAAGAAAAAAAAGCATTTGCAGAAAATTTAAATAAACAAAAAGAATTAGTTACTAATGCTTTAGAATCAAAAAAAGTAATTTTAGAAAAAGAGGCTTTAAATAAGAAGCTAGAAAATGAAAAAATTGATGTAACAAGATTTAACAATGAACTAACTTGTGGAGCTACTCATCCAGTGGTTGAAACAATGGATAGAATAATTACATATTTTCAAAATTTAAATTTTGCTGTTGAAGAGGGTCCTTTAGTAGAAGACGATTTTCATAACTTTGAAGCACTAAATCTTCCTAAATATCATCCAGCTCGTGATATGCAAGATACATTTTATAATAAAGATTATACATTACTAAGAACTCACACATCTCCTGTTCAAATTAGAACTATGCTTAGTCAAAAAACTCCAATTAGAATGATAGCACCAGGAACAGTATTTAGAAGAGATTTTGATATTACTCACACTCCTATGTTTCATCAAATTGAAGCATTAGTTGTTGATGAAGCAGATAAAGTTTCATTTGCAAATTTAAAACATGTTTTAGTTGAATTTTTACACCATATGTTTGGTGATGTTGAAGTAAGATTTAGACCTTCATTTTTCCCATTCACAGAACCATCAGCCGAAGTTGACATATCATGTGTATTTTGCAAAGGTGAGGGATGTAGAGTTTGTTCACAAACAGGATGGCTTGAAGTTTTAGGTTGTGGTGTTGTAGATCAAAATGTATTTAAAGCAGTTGGCTATGAAAATAAATCTGGATATGCTTTTGGATTAGGTGTTGAGCGATTTGCAATGCTAATTCATAATATTGGAGATTTAAGATCACTATTTGAAAGTGATACAAGACTATTAGGACAATTCAAATGATAATTACGAGAACATGGTTAGAAGAATTTATAGATATTTCAAAAATTTCTACGGATGAAATTTGCAAAACACTTAATTCAATTGGTCTTGAAGTTGATAGTCTAGAAAGAATTACAATTGTTCCAAAAGTAGTTATTGGAAAAGTTTTAGAAAAAAAGAAACATCCAGATGCAGATAAATTAAATATTTGTCAAGTTGATTTAGGGACACAAACAGTTCAAATAGTTTGCGGTGCTAAAAATGTAGATGCAGGACAATTTGTTCCAGTTGCAACTGTTGGTTGTGATATGGGAAATAATTTTATTATTAAAGAAGCAAAATTAAGAGGTGAACAATCAAATGGAATGATTTGTTCATCAACTGAACTTGGACTTACAAAATTAAATGATGGAATCTTA from Arcobacter venerupis includes these protein-coding regions:
- a CDS encoding histidine triad nucleotide-binding protein; amino-acid sequence: MCIFCKIVKGEIPNQTILEDENFLAFNDINPTRKIHVLIIPKEHYDSFDVVPSNIMADMTTFIQKVAAKLDIKQSGYRLITNIGDHGGQEVHHLHFHLIGGEPVGRLVR
- the pheS gene encoding phenylalanine--tRNA ligase subunit alpha; translation: MTQWIEKITNAASLEELENLRIDTLGKKGILTLEFAKMKSVPNEEKKAFAENLNKQKELVTNALESKKVILEKEALNKKLENEKIDVTRFNNELTCGATHPVVETMDRIITYFQNLNFAVEEGPLVEDDFHNFEALNLPKYHPARDMQDTFYNKDYTLLRTHTSPVQIRTMLSQKTPIRMIAPGTVFRRDFDITHTPMFHQIEALVVDEADKVSFANLKHVLVEFLHHMFGDVEVRFRPSFFPFTEPSAEVDISCVFCKGEGCRVCSQTGWLEVLGCGVVDQNVFKAVGYENKSGYAFGLGVERFAMLIHNIGDLRSLFESDTRLLGQFK